From the Mammaliicoccus sciuri genome, the window GGTAAAGCGTCATTTATTCCTACAACATTTGCTGTAAATGAACCTTTATTATTTGGTGCGCCAATTATTTTAAACCCTGTATTCATGATACCTTTTATCGTGACACCAATTCTTAACTCATGGGTATTGAAATTTTTCGTAGAGAATCTAGGTATGAATAGTTTCATGCATTTCTTACCATGGCCGACACCAGGACCTATAGGTATTTATATGGCATCAAACTTTGCGCCATTATCTTTATTATTAATAGCCGTTATTATGATACTCGACTTTGTGATTTGGATGCCATTTATTAAAGCATATGATCGTATTAAAGTGAGTGAAGAACGCGGAACGATTGAAAGTCAAAATATTGTACAGCCTCAATCAAACGTAGAGTCAAACGAAAATAGTCAGGTAGAAACTACTGATACTAAAGTTCAATATGACATTAAGGATCACGTCAACGTATTAGTCGTATGTGCTGGTGGTGGTACAAGTGGTATACTCGCTAATTCGTTAAACAAAGCTGCTAAAGAACAAAATATTCATTTAAATGCTACTGCGAGAGCATATGGTCAAGATATGGATTTAATTAAAGATATGAACATTGTTATATTAGCCCCTCAAATGGATTCAATGAAAAATGAAATGAAGAAATATACTGACCAGCACAATGCTCTTCTTATGACAACAACAGGTAAAGAATATATTGCACTTACAAGAGACGGAGAAGCAGCAATAGAGAAGATATACAAACTACTATCAGAAGAAAAATAAACTAAAGGAGTATAAGCATGTTAGAATTACCAAAAACTTTTGTACTAGGCGCTGCAACTGCAGCATATCAAGTAGAAGGGTCAAGCAAAGTAGATGGAAAAGGACGTGTGCTTTGGGATGAATTTTTAGAGAAACAAGGACGATTTAGCCCAGATCCAGCAAGCGATTTTTATAATCGATATGAAGAAGATATTAAATTAGCTTCAGAACACGGTATTAAAGCGTTAAGAATTTCTATTGCTTGGTCTCGCATATTTCCAAAAGGGTATGGGGATGTTAATCAAAAAGGGGTAACATATTATAAAAATGTATTTGCGACGTGTCGTAAATATAATATTGAACCGTATGTGACATTACATCATTTTGATACGCCTGAAGAACTATTCAAACAAGGGGATTGGTTATGTAAGGAGAACATCACGTATTTTGTGAACTATGCAGCATATTGCTTTGAGACATTTAAAGATGATGTTCAATATTGGATGACGATTAATGAACCGATCGCATATACTTTAGGTCAATATGTGACAGGTGCGTTTCCACCTGGTGAACAATATCAAGTCGTCAAGTGTCTCCAAGCTCAACATAATCTTATTGTTGCGCATAGTAAAGTAGTTAAACTCTATAAAGAGAAAGGTTATGACGGAGAAATCGGTATTATACATGCTTTAACTCAAATTTATCCAATTGATCAACAACCTGAAAATGTGAACTCTGCTAAAGTTCAAGATACATTTATCAATGGATTTTTATTAGATGGTACATTTTTAGGCGCATATTCTAGTGAGAAAATGGATATAATTAATCATTTGCTTAATATATATGATGGTTCATTAGATATGACAGAAGAGGAAATGGCAATCATTAAAGAAGCTAGTCAATTACAAGATTTCTTAGGCATCAATTATTATCAAAGTAATTGGGTGAAAGCAAATGAAGCGGATAGCTTAATACATCATAATGGTACTGGTGACAAAGGTAGTTCGATTTTTAGACTTAAACAAATAGCTGAAATTGTTAAAAACCATGACGTTCCAACGACTGACTGGGATTGGTATATTTATCCTAAAGGTTTATATGATATAATTATGCGTATCAAAGAAGACTATCCAAATTATAAAAAGCTGCTGATCACTGAGAATGGACTAGGGTATAAAGATCAATTTATAGACGAACATACGACAATAAATGATCAACCTCGTATAGACTATATAGCTGCACATATAGAAAGTATTAGTGATGCGATTAAAGATGGTGCTCATGTAACAGGTTATTTTGTTTGGTCATTGCAAGATATGTTTAGTTGGTCTAATGGTTATAATAAGCGATATGGATTATTCTATATCGACTTTGAAACACAAAAAAGATATATCAAGAAAAGTGCGCTATGGTATAAAGCACTATCTGAGTCATTAGAGAATAAAACAGAATAAATAAGAAACTAAACCCCGCTTCTAGATTAAATAGAAGCGGGGTATTTATAATTAAATTATAGCTGTTGCATATTGTTCAATTACTTTATTTAGATTTTGTATATTACTAATACCTTCATCATTTAACCAAGCATTGCATCCTTGTTCGCCATCTTTAACATATGCTTGAGTAGCGCCTGCCCATGTAGCTCTTCCACATAACACACCGTTAAATTTAGATTCTGATTCATAAGCAAATTTCAATGTTTCTTGGAATAAAGTAGGTGATACGCCTGCACTTAGCAAGATAAATGGTAAATGTGTTGCGTCTGATTGCTCTTTGAAATACTGCCTAGCTTGTGCTTTCGTATATACTGGATTATCACCAAAGCCTTCTACAAAATTCATATTAACTGGTACTTCTACTTTTAATACGTCTACTTTAAATCGGTCTTCTGAGAATAATTTCATTGCTTCGATAACTTTATGAGGTTTAACTTTTGCGTATGCTTCACTTAAATTATCATCATTTGTTGCGTCATATGACACGATTTCTAAGAAAAATGGAATATCCAACGCTACACACTCAGCACCGACTCTTTCAACAAAGGCTTCTTTTTGTGCGTTGATTTCTTGTGATTCATCAACATCAAAATATACGAGTAATTTAATGGCATCTGCACCTTGTTGTTTTAAGTGCGTGTACAGACCATGTATTTAATAAATCAGGTAAACGACCTGGTGTTGCTTTATCATAGCCAGTCTTTTCGTAAGCTAAGATTAAACCGCAATTAGGATGCCTTTCTTTTGAAGCGGGTAATCCATACTCAGGATCTAATAATATACTTGAAGAAAATTCCGTTAATGTCTTAGATATTTGTACTTTAAAATCTTCTATCGTTTCTGATGCTACATTTTCACCAAGCATCTTCTTTAATGCACCGCGTTGATCAATAGCAAGTGCAGCAATTTGGCCTATATCGTTTGTGAGTTTTGATAAATTTTTAACCATTTAAAAACACTCCAATTGTTCAATTTTTATTTTTGCTAAATAATACTCAAAATTCTCTTTCATTAAGAATCCAGTTTTCTGTTCTAAAGCATTCGCAATTCCAGCAGCCATGGCTGATTTAACAGCATAGTGAACATCTTGTTTATGTATGAGTCCATAACTAAATCCTGCTATAGAACTGTCACCAGAACCAACTGCGTTAACAACTTTAATTTTAGGAATATTTACTTTATAAATTTGATGCTGATATTTATAAAGTGCACCATTAGAACCAAGTGAAATCATCACACAAGGAATTTGGTTTAAAAGAGGGGATTTCAATGCTTCGATAATCTCTTGATGATTATCATGATTTTTTCACATTAAATAGCTGATTTAGTTCCTCGATATTAGGTTTAATTAAATAAGGTAAGCTTTGACTTTCATGATTTAATAAATCTTTTAAAGTATGACCATTTACATCTAACAATACTTTCTTACCGTGACTAACAGCGAAATCGATAAGTGCCTGATAAGTTTCAACATTCATGCCTGGTAGAGCACTACCTGATATCGCAACAATGTCATGCGCTTGAATAAGTTTAGTCACATGCTTCATAAATGACTGAATATCTTCTTGCGTAATTGGATCTCCTGGTTCAAGTAATTCTGTTTGATGTGCTCCATTTAAAATCGCAATACATTGTCTCGATTCAATATTTGTTTCATAAAAATCATGTTTAATATCATCTTGATCTAAATCACGCTTAATAAATTCACCAGTAGTACCTCTGATAACGCCAGTTGCCAAATGATTAATGCCTAAAATGTTTGCCACTCTCGTAACATTCAATCCTTTGCCACCAGCTGTTTTAATAACATTTTTAACGCGGTTCGTTTTGTTCAATTCAAAATGATCTAGTTGATAGGCGATATCCACTGAAGTATTTAATGTAATTGTTAATAATTTCAATGTTTCACCTCATCCACATATTCTCCTTTATTCCATTTATCAATATATTTGTTAAACTGATTGGAATCATATTGAACTTGGTCGTCTGTTAACAATTGATTTATGCGTTCTATTAATTGATCTGATTCCGTTGTTTGGATATACTCAGCATCTATAAAGGTTTCAACGATATCAGTTATTAAATCAATGCCTGAAATCGTTCCACCGACTCCAATAATATTGCAATTATATTTTTCTTTCGCTAAACGAGCGCTTGTTATGTCTCTAACAAGTGCAACTCTCGCATTAGGTACTTTATTTGCTGAAACACTAATACCTACACCTGTACCACAAAGTACAACACCTAAGTCAGCTTTTCCTTCTATAACAGCTTTTGCGACATTTACACCATAAATAGGGTAGTGTGTTCTTTGATGATCATAAGTTCCAACATCTATCACTTCATGACCAATACTTTTAATAAAATCTGATACTTTGATTTTTTCATCCGTAACGATATGATCGCATCCAATAGCTATCTTCATTTAACTTTCTCCTTAACACAAACTATTTAACATATCTATTCTGATTTGATGTCGGCCAGCATCATAAGATGATTCTCCAAATGCTTTAGCACAATTAATCGCTAGAGTAGGGCCAACAATTTCAGAAGCAAGAATCATAATTTTTGTATTGTTGTGACGTGCTGTCATATAAGCAGAACGGTCATCTGAAACTGAAGCAGCGATTATATTTTTATGTTTGTTCGCGATAATGAATAGTGCAATACCATAATCATCAATAATTAAAGCTTTAGCATCTTCATTATTTTTAACTGCTTCTATAGTATTTACAGTTACAGCAAACACATCGTCTTCAAGTGTTTCATCGTACAAATCAATCCATTCAATGTTAGAATGAGATAGTTCCTGAATAATCTTGTCTTTTAAAGGGCTGGATTTACGAATACAATTAATAAAAACTTTCATATACTTCCTCCTATGTTTGTAATTGTTTGTTTTTTGTTAATTATAATATAAAATCAAACATACTTTCTGTCAATAAAAAACGCAATATAAAATAGCGATATGCTATTCTATATTGCGTTTCTTTTAATATTCATTTTGATAACTACTTAATCTTGTTTGGATATGTGTTTAATATTTCTTCACTTACATCATCATCTGAAATAACAGCATCGACATCGTTAATATTATAGAAGTTATATAATGCTTGAACACCGAATTTAGTGCTGTCTGCTGTAATATATTTAAGCTTTGCATTTTCTAAAATGATATGAATACCTTTACCTTCTTCTTCATTAGCAGTTGTTAATTTTTGACCATATATACCGTTAACTCCGACAAAGGCTTTTGCTACATGAAAGTCTTCCATCATTTTGTTCGCAAAGTGTCCGATAAATGTACCCGTTTTGGATCTGAAACGACCACCTACGAGTAATACATCAATGTTTGATAAATCTTTATATTGTAAGAATATATCAAGCGAATTTGTAAATATGCTTAAGTTCTTATCTTTTATAAAATCAAATATGAGTTCATTTGTAGAACCTGATCCGATAAAAATAATATCTTCATTATGAATCAGTTCGCCACACTTTTGAGCGATTTTCATTTTATTAGAAACATTGATAGTTTGCTTTTCTTTATGTGACTTTTCATTATATAAGTTATCTTCAATTAATTTAGCGCCACCATGAATTCTATTTAATAAACCATTGTTTTCTAGTTCTTGTAAATCTCTTCTAATTGTCATTTCAGCAACGTTCATCTTCTCCGAAAGGGAAGATACTTTCACAGACATATTATTTTTAAGTTCATCCATTATAAAACGGTGCCTATCAACTTTTAATTTCACTTGTGATCCTCCTATATATTAACTTTTTAATAAGTTCGAATTTGTTTGATTATATTGTAACACAAATAATATTAAAATTAGAATAATATATAATACGGTTATTTAATAAGGGTGTTTATATTGAATAAGAAAATGTAGAGACTGAAACAATAAAGTGTACCAGTCTCTACATTAATAATAGAAAACATATTATTCAATTTCGTTTGTAAGTGATTCTAGCTCGTCGATTAAGTGGCCGATATACGCGATTGTTTCTTTAAGTGGTTTATCTGTCGTAATATCAATACCTGCCATTTGAGCAAGTTCAACAGGAGATTTAGAACCACCAGCTTTTAAGACATTTAACCAATCTTCAACAGCAGGTTGTCCTTCTTTTTCAATTCTTTGACTCATAGCAGCTCCGATTGTTAAACCTGCTGAATACGTATAAGGGTATAAGCCCATATAATAATGTGGTTGGCGCATCCATGTTAATTCTGCACCTTCTGTTATTTCAACTTCGTCTCCCCAGAAATCAGAAATAACTTGTTTCTTAATGCTATTTAAAAGTGGGGCAGTGAGTGCTTCACCTTTATCAACATGTCTATAAACTTCTCTTTGATATTTAGCTTCTAATAAATGTGTAACCATATTATGATAGTACGTTCTTGAAATAATTGAGCTAATAACCCAACGTTTAAATTTCGGATCATCTGATTTCTTCAATAAATTATTAGCCATTAACATTTCATTCATTGTTGATGGTGCTTCTACAAAGTACATTGAACAATCTGCTTGATATACATTTTGATGTGCATTTGCTAAATTAAAGTGTCCTGCATGACCAAGTTCATGTGCTAATACAAATACTTCAGTCATTTTACTTGTCCATGAAATAAATATGAATGGGTTAACACCGTATGGACTTGCACAATAAGCACCTGTTTGTTTCCCTTTGTTTTGAGGGAAGTCAATCCAGCGTTTATCATAACTATCATTGACCATTTGCATATAATCTTCACCAAGTACACTTAATGCTTCTTTAATATATTCTTTAGAACCTTCAATTGATACATCCGGTTCATAAGTAGGGTCTAATGATATACGTAAATCTTCAAATTTCAATTTATCTAGATTATTTGTACGTTTAAGTAATTGCGCATATCTTCTCATATGTGGTGCTAATTCTTCTGAAATAACATCTATTTGACGATCATACATTTCTCTCGTTACATCTTGTGATTCTAATAAGAAATCAATTACAGAATCGTAACCACGTATTTCAGATTCAATTTTTTCTTTTTGAACGTGAGCATTGTATGTTGCTGCAGTTGTATTTTCATAACGGCGTAACGCATCACTAAATTTCTTAAATGCATTACGTCTAACTTCTGTATTAGAGTCAACTTCGTAATCACCTTCAAATGATACATAATCTAAAGGTATTTCTTCTCCATTCGCTTCAAAAGTACCAAACTCAATATCTAACATTTTCGTAATACCATATAATTCATATGGCGCACCAAAAGTAGGTGAGAAGGTTGCTAACGCTTTTTCTACTTCAGGATGTAGCGTATGTTCTTTTTGACGTTTTAACAACGTTAAATATTTAGGATACTCAGATTGTTTAATTAAAGCATTGAATGCTTCATCATCTAATTGCAAAATTTCTGACTCTACGAATGATAATAAACCAGCAACTTTTCCATATGTAGTAGAAAATTGTGCAGCTACTTTTTGACTTTGTTCATCTGTCGTATCAGTCGAATAAAGTAATTCTACATATGTACTTAAGTGAATAATACTTACAATAAGATCAGCTTGTTCACGTAAAGCAGATTCAATTGTTGATATTTCATTTAACTGATTCACATATTTTTCATTAAATGCTGTAACATTTTCAACTAATGCTTTTAATGCACTATAAAATGCATCATTGTCTTGATACAAACTTGAAAGATCCCATGTTTCTTGAACAGGAACTTCACTTCGTAATGATTGTCCCATCAAATCACCCTTTTTTAAAATTTACTTATTTATGTACTTATGTACATATTATACATATAAACATCTTCTACGTCATATGATACAACGTACTATTTGAACAATTTATCTGGCGTATCATGGTCACATTTGTGCGATAATGTCCGTAAAATTTAAACAAAATTGCAAATGTAGAATTAAATTTATATAAAAAAATCAAATTTTTATCTATATCGTAATTAAACATAAATAAAAGGGGTATAGACCAGTACAACTAGATAAAGGAGACGTGCATCTTGAATATTTTTGATTTCCCAAATATGGATTTCATTTGTCGTCGTTATTGTTTTTTCTGTATTATCATCATTAATACTTAAAAAACACGTCATCAGTGCAATTTTGACATTTGTCGTATTAGGTATGATTGCATTTATATTACCTAATTTTTATGATATTACATACGAACCATTATTAGGCTATGCAGCATTTATGGCAATCGTAAGTTTATTTGTATGCTTATTAACATGGTACTTAATGAGAAAGAATCAAAAAAGATTAGCTGAAAAAACATAGTCAAGATGAAACAATAGAAGATGAACGTCAATTTAATGAATTAAAAAGACGTAATAAATAGGGGGAGCGGGACAGAAATCTAATTTGTAAAAAAGATTTCATAGTCCCGCCCCGGCAAGGATGACTAGAGTTGAAAAAAGCTTGGTACAAGCGCATTTCGGCTTCAGACATCTACTGCCAAGATACTAGAAAAGTCTGAGACATTACATTATGTCCCAGACTTTTTTGATTGATTGATCGATCGTTATGAACACTTCTGACCAAACTTGTTCGTAACGAGGCTCTTGTGAACACTTTCGGCTAAACTTGTTCATAACGAGGGCGTTAATTACAAAACTTGGCCGAAGTGTTACTAAGGATAGCTATAATTACAAAACTCTGCCGAAATGTTACTAAGGATAGCTATAATTACAAAACTCTGCCGAAATGTTACTAAGGATACACATAGTTACAAAACTCGACCGAAGTGTTACTAACACACTCGTTATTTGGCCTTCTTATCAAAACTGCTAATAACGACACTAGTATTTGCACCTTCAACCAAAACTGCTAATAACGACTGAGATATTTCTATATATACCAGTCGCTTTTTCTTTCTTTATTTAAAATAAACAGGTGTCGTGATTGCATAGAGTGCTTCGTTAATAAAACTTTGTTGGTCTGCGCTTAAATCTGAGTTCTTTAATGTTCCTTCTCGTTCATACCCACATCTTTCAATGGTGTTAATACTTCTTGTATTTTTAACATCTATGTATGCTTCTATTCTTGCAAAGCCATGGTTTTCTATAACATGTTGTGTAATATATTGAATAGCTTCTGTTATATATCCTTTGCCTAAACCTGAATTGACTGCCCAATAACCAATTTCACATGATGGTAATCTTAAATCGATATCTTGAAGTACAACTGATCCTACAAATTGCATCGTATCCTTTTCAAAGATAAAATATCTAAAATATTCTTTGTTATATTGTGGGTCAGTTGATTTATTAAGAAAATCAGTCACTTTATATTCATCGAATTGATAATTGAAGAATGCTGCCCAATCTTTTAATGTATTTACTGAGTTAAGCATTTCGTCCTTTATTGTCTCTTTGTATGAAAAAACTTGTTCTCCAGCTAATAGTATTAACCGAGATGTTTCTAATTTTAATTCAAGTTGTATCTCTTTATTCATTATAAAACTCCTGACTTACGTGATATTCTAAATGTATTATAACATGTACGAAATTGACTTTATTTATTTTTTTGTTTATATAGTTGACTCTAACGTAACGTAAGACTTTATAGTAGGGTTATGAGGAGGTTAAGTAAATGGAAATGACTGTTAAAGAAATTGCTCAATTAGTCGGTATAAGTGTGCGCACGCTTCACCATTATGATGAAATTAATTTACTGAATCCGTCTAATGTATCATCTTCTGGTTATCGATTGTATTCAGACGAGAATGTAGACAGATTACAGCAAATTTTATTTTTTAAAGAACTTGATTTTCCTCTAAAAAAGATAAAAGAAATTCTTGATGATCCTTCGTTTGATAAAGAAAAAGCGTTAAATATGCATAAAAAGATGCTTATCAATAAAAGAACAAGAATTGATCAAATGATTCAAACGATAGATCAAACGACGAAACATATGAAAGGAGAAATTAACATGACGAATGAAGATAAATTTATAGGTTTTGAGTTTAATCAGAATGAATATGAAGATGAAGCACGTGAAAAGTGGGGGAAAAAGACTGTAGATAAAGCCAACAATCGTATTAATAGTTGGTCTAAAGAAGAAAAAGCTTCAAAAGAAGAAGAAATGAATGATATCTTTAGAACATTTGCAGCAAACAGAAATGAATCTCCAGACTCAGAAATTGCTCAATCAATTGTACAAAGATGGTACACGTATTTAAATTCTAATATTGATTGCGAGTATAGTTTAGAAGCATTTGGTAGTATCGGTGATATGTATGTAAGTGATGAAAGATTTACTAAAAATATTAATAAATTTGGTGACGGTACCGCACAATTTGCTAGTAAAGCCATTGCAAGTTATGTCAAAATGAATCAATAGCATAAACTACTATAAATCGTATTTATTTCGATTTATAGTAGTTTTTCTTTATCATGATGTATGATATGCTTTCTTAAAATCAATATGGAGTGATTGAATGATTTATGTATTAAGACATTGCAAAGCTACTTATATGTATCAATCAAACCATATATAACAAAATACCAAACACCATTAACTTATGATAGCCGATTAAATGAGCGTATTTTAAGTGACTTACCAATAGATAATTGGCTAACTGAGCTTAAAATGACTTTCAGTGACTTTAATTATCGTATACATAATGGCGAAACAAGTTTAGAAGCTCAACAGCGAATTTTAGAAGTATTTAAGTCGATACCAGTAAATGAACATGCATTAATCGTAACACATGAAAACAT encodes:
- a CDS encoding RpiB/LacA/LacB family sugar-phosphate isomerase, with translation MKVFINCIRKSSPLKDKIIQELSHSNIEWIDLYDETLEDDVFAVTVNTIEAVKNNEDAKALIIDDYGIALFIIANKHKNIIAASVSDDRSAYMTARHNNTKIMILASEIVGPTLAINCAKAFGESSYDAGRHQIRIDMLNSLC
- a CDS encoding GNAT family N-acetyltransferase, with product MNKEIQLELKLETSRLILLAGEQVFSYKETIKDEMLNSVNTLKDWAAFFNYQFDEYKVTDFLNKSTDPQYNKEYFRYFIFEKDTMQFVGSVVLQDIDLRLPSCEIGYWAVNSGLGKGYITEAIQYITQHVIENHGFARIEAYIDVKNTRSINTIERCGYEREGTLKNSDLSADQQSFINEALYAITTPVYFK
- a CDS encoding 1-phosphofructokinase family hexose kinase, with translation MKLLTITLNTSVDIAYQLDHFELNKTNRVKNVIKTAGGKGLNVTRVANILGINHLATGVIRGTTGEFIKRDLDQDDIKHDFYETNIESRQCIAILNGAHQTELLEPGDPITQEDIQSFMKHVTKLIQAHDIVAISGSALPGMNVETYQALIDFAVSHGKKVLLDVNGHTLKDLLNHESQSLPYLIKPNIEELNQLFNVKKS
- a CDS encoding DeoR/GlpR family DNA-binding transcription regulator: MKLKVDRHRFIMDELKNNMSVKVSSLSEKMNVAEMTIRRDLQELENNGLLNRIHGGAKLIEDNLYNEKSHKEKQTINVSNKMKIAQKCGELIHNEDIIFIGSGSTNELIFDFIKDKNLSIFTNSLDIFLQYKDLSNIDVLLVGGRFRSKTGTFIGHFANKMMEDFHVAKAFVGVNGIYGQKLTTANEEEGKGIHIILENAKLKYITADSTKFGVQALYNFYNINDVDAVISDDDVSEEILNTYPNKIK
- the lacG gene encoding 6-phospho-beta-galactosidase; this translates as MLELPKTFVLGAATAAYQVEGSSKVDGKGRVLWDEFLEKQGRFSPDPASDFYNRYEEDIKLASEHGIKALRISIAWSRIFPKGYGDVNQKGVTYYKNVFATCRKYNIEPYVTLHHFDTPEELFKQGDWLCKENITYFVNYAAYCFETFKDDVQYWMTINEPIAYTLGQYVTGAFPPGEQYQVVKCLQAQHNLIVAHSKVVKLYKEKGYDGEIGIIHALTQIYPIDQQPENVNSAKVQDTFINGFLLDGTFLGAYSSEKMDIINHLLNIYDGSLDMTEEEMAIIKEASQLQDFLGINYYQSNWVKANEADSLIHHNGTGDKGSSIFRLKQIAEIVKNHDVPTTDWDWYIYPKGLYDIIMRIKEDYPNYKKLLITENGLGYKDQFIDEHTTINDQPRIDYIAAHIESISDAIKDGAHVTGYFVWSLQDMFSWSNGYNKRYGLFYIDFETQKRYIKKSALWYKALSESLENKTE
- the pepF gene encoding oligoendopeptidase F, whose product is MGQSLRSEVPVQETWDLSSLYQDNDAFYSALKALVENVTAFNEKYVNQLNEISTIESALREQADLIVSIIHLSTYVELLYSTDTTDEQSQKVAAQFSTTYGKVAGLLSFVESEILQLDDEAFNALIKQSEYPKYLTLLKRQKEHTLHPEVEKALATFSPTFGAPYELYGITKMLDIEFGTFEANGEEIPLDYVSFEGDYEVDSNTEVRRNAFKKFSDALRRYENTTAATYNAHVQKEKIESEIRGYDSVIDFLLESQDVTREMYDRQIDVISEELAPHMRRYAQLLKRTNNLDKLKFEDLRISLDPTYEPDVSIEGSKEYIKEALSVLGEDYMQMVNDSYDKRWIDFPQNKGKQTGAYCASPYGVNPFIFISWTSKMTEVFVLAHELGHAGHFNLANAHQNVYQADCSMYFVEAPSTMNEMLMANNLLKKSDDPKFKRWVISSIISRTYYHNMVTHLLEAKYQREVYRHVDKGEALTAPLLNSIKKQVISDFWGDEVEITEGAELTWMRQPHYYMGLYPYTYSAGLTIGAAMSQRIEKEGQPAVEDWLNVLKAGGSKSPVELAQMAGIDITTDKPLKETIAYIGHLIDELESLTNEIE
- a CDS encoding PfkB family carbohydrate kinase encodes the protein MKSPLLNQIPCVMISLGSNGALYKYQHQIYKVNIPKIKVVNAVGSGDSSIAGFSYGLIHKQDVHYAVKSAMAAGIANALEQKTGFLMKENFEYYLAKIKIEQLECF
- the lacB gene encoding galactose-6-phosphate isomerase subunit LacB; this translates as MKIAIGCDHIVTDEKIKVSDFIKSIGHEVIDVGTYDHQRTHYPIYGVNVAKAVIEGKADLGVVLCGTGVGISVSANKVPNARVALVRDITSARLAKEKYNCNIIGVGGTISGIDLITDIVETFIDAEYIQTTESDQLIERINQLLTDDQVQYDSNQFNKYIDKWNKGEYVDEVKH
- a CDS encoding MerR family transcriptional regulator gives rise to the protein MEMTVKEIAQLVGISVRTLHHYDEINLLNPSNVSSSGYRLYSDENVDRLQQILFFKELDFPLKKIKEILDDPSFDKEKALNMHKKMLINKRTRIDQMIQTIDQTTKHMKGEINMTNEDKFIGFEFNQNEYEDEAREKWGKKTVDKANNRINSWSKEEKASKEEEMNDIFRTFAANRNESPDSEIAQSIVQRWYTYLNSNIDCEYSLEAFGSIGDMYVSDERFTKNINKFGDGTAQFASKAIASYVKMNQ
- a CDS encoding histidine phosphatase family protein translates to MNDLCIKTLQSYLYVSIKPYITKYQTPLTYDSRLNERILSDLPIDNWLTELKMTFSDFNYRIHNGETSLEAQQRILEVFKSIPVNEHALIVTHENIMSLLLNHFDKQFGFDEWKALMNPDLYAIDEALQVKHITI